From one Rhodamnia argentea isolate NSW1041297 chromosome 1, ASM2092103v1, whole genome shotgun sequence genomic stretch:
- the LOC115753608 gene encoding uncharacterized protein LOC115753608, with protein MVSLETGHPPPRASDAAASSPRISFSAEFLDEKSFISISPKAHREKEREMDIDKAEFEFLSTDVSLDSMLSADELFCEGKLLPFWQMQQSERLNKISLGTKDGDGGSGDEERRGEAAKDNKEQSKANWFLDDDPSPRPPKCTVLWKELLRLKKQRANSSLSPSSSSSSTSSSSNSMADAAAKDEKKEAAATRTGEKQAKRIRKGLERTRSASIRIRPMVNVPICTPAKSSTLPPLFPLKKGRLDR; from the coding sequence ATGGTGTCCTTAGAAACTGGTCATCCACCTCCCAGAGCCAGTGATGCTGCAGCCTCAAGCCCCAGGATCTCATTCTCTGCTGAGTTCCTGGACGAAAAGAGCTTCATCTCCATCAGCCCCAAAGCGCACCGCGAGAAAGAGCGTGAGATGGACATCGACAAAGCTGAGTTCGAGTTCCTCTCCACTGACGTGAGCCTCGACTCGATGCTCTCCGCCGATGAGCTCTTCTGCGAGGGGAAGCTGCTGCCCTTTTGGCAAATGCAGCAGTCCGAGAGGCTGAACAAGATCAGCCTCGGTACCAAGGACGGTGACGGTGGCAGCGGCGACGAGGAACGTCGCGGCGAAGCGGCTAAGGACAAcaaggaacaaagcaaggcgaATTGGTTCTTGGACGACGACCCGTCCCCGAGGCCGCCCAAGTGCACCGTCTTGTGGAAGGAGCTGCTGAGGTTGAAGAAGCAGCGAGCCAACTCCTCGCTGTCGCCGTCGTCCTCGTCTTCGTCAACGTCGTCCTCTTCGAACTCAATGGCCGATGCGGCTGCCAAAGACGAGAAGAAGGAGGCAGCGGCCACTCGGACTGGGGAGAAGCAAGCGAAGAGGATAAGGAAAGGGCTGGAGAGGACGAGGTCGGCGAGCATCAGGATCAGGCCAATGGTCAACGTGCCGATCTGCACGCCGGCGAAGAGCAGCACATTGCCGCCTTTGTTTCCCTTAAAGAAAGGGAGATTAGATAGGTGA